The DNA sequence TTAAAAAAGTATAAACAGTACAGTGTTAATGATTACTGTGTGGATgatgtaaaatgcaaattaaatataaaatgttgagGACTGAGGGAGACAGTATTTGTGTATGTATGACATTTCACCTGCTCAGAGTTTGCCAGTAACTTCCCCTTGATCCGTTCCCAGACTGCAGTGTTGTCCATCTTATTCTTGAAGCGGGGATCTAAGGCAGTGGCTTCTTCCAAGAAGAACCTGTTGTCCTCAttctttaaaacaataaaaacaaaaatactatTGCATCAAGCCACAGGAACAGAAgtatttaatgcatttttaatctTCATTAATTTGATAGCCTCAGTCCTTACCTTGTATCGGGTAGACAGGTTTCCCCAGACCCTCTTCTTCAAGTCAGCTACAAATACTGTGTCTCCATTTTCAGCAGCGAAGTGTTTCTCAAGCTTTTGGATGATTGGCAGGATCTGTCCGGCTGTTGGGCTTTTTTCGGTGGAAACACAGAGTGTGCAGGTGTAAAGAACTCGCATCAGCCTGATGAAGTCTTCTGCCTTGGTGAAATCACCATCTGTCAGCCGATCAAGCCTGTGCGCGAAAGAATGCATTTTCttaatttaaaatattgattttttgtttgtttgtctctttaaaCAAAAGCAGCGCTATTTGACAAGTGAGTTTAAATTAATTTCACTAGATAATACAGCAAACCAGTGTGCTAACTTCTTTCTTAGTACCTGCACATTCTTAACttgtttatacatttatatacaatttgcattttacatCATCCACACAATAATCattattactttgtttatactATGTGTAAGAGGAGCATGCCTTCATTAACACATACTCTATTATAGACTGACAGGTCTCTGTACTGGTGGCTAAAACTATCACTTCAGTTCACTGCTGTCTTATTTTATTCTTATATTCTATCCATCTTTCTATCTCTACCTGTCCCTCTCCATATTCTTTCTCAGGCGTTGATCGAAGCTGGCTGCCTGTATTGCAGGGTATTGTTCGAGGAATCTCTCCAGCATTAAGAAGAGAGAATTCCACCTTGTTCTCACGTCGAGAATTAGTGAATGTTTAGGAAGCTCTGACACGAACAAGAAAATCACAAATACATCGAGAATTGACATCAATTTAACATGCATCTAAAGTAGCTAAATACTACAATATAGTGTAATTAGACAGATTTATGTAACGTTGCATTATGTTACCAATGTTAATACCTGCAAAATGTACATTGTGTGCAGTGCACTACTAAAAGAAAGGAATTGCTTTAATTTGATCCTTGTGGTACCCAATTAAATTCTTACTTAGGACATCCTGTTTCTCCCATAGAACCACCTTTGCCATCGATGACCTCTTCATCCAGACGATGATGGCCCGAATCTTTGCAGTCCACTGACCCACTAAGCTGCTGGAGTACAGACTTTGTGCTGCTAGGTTCAGTGAATGAGCAAAGCAGCCGATCTTCACAAACTGCAGCCGTTTGATAGCTACGTCCATATTGGCCGCATTATCCAATGTAACAGCTAATACTTTTTCAAACACGCCAAATTCTTTCAGGATGTCGCCGTTTTCCTCTGCCACGACAATTCCTGTCTGGGCTGTGTACACAGCTTTTGTTGCCAGAACTTTCTGCCTCATGCTGCCTTCCACTAAATAGTGCACTGTGACAGTTGGGTAGTGGTCCTGTGTAAGGCTAGTCCAGCCATCACACGTAAGAGCAATGTGGTTGACCTCACAAAGATCTGtgattatatttgatttttcaACCTGGTACCAAGATGGGATCAATGTATTAGTTAAATAGTCCCTTGTAGGGGGGGTGTACTTGGGGTTTATTGAATGGATCATAtccctgcaaacacaaaaacaaacattaggTATCTTTAGTAAATTTAACTAAGCACTTAACTTTTAAACAGAGAATAAGAGCAATGTgcaataaatacacacaaacactttagCACAtatgttgtgatgtttttaaatgaaacgAGCACTGTGCCAAAGACACATCTGTCAATGAAGTTAAACCTAAACTGTGACTGTAACGTTAGATAACAAGTAGCTACCAGCCAAGTTAGTTAGCTTAACGTTATTCTTAATTGCTAACTGTACCTATATGAGGGCGATTCGACTTCAGAAAAGGGATGCAGCCTTTTCACCACATAAGCTGTGACTTTTCTGTGGCACTCTTCGACTTGCTCAGCTGACAGCTTTCCCCTTGCTGCTAGAGTGAATGGGGTGTCGCGTCGTTTCTCTGCTGGCTGGGGTCGCTGGCTGGCTAACGTAGCAGCAGCAGGCTCAGacttgctaacgttagcatcacTCTGTGAGCTTTCAACAACTATGAACAGATTTGACACAGTTTTAGCAATTGGTAACGTAGTCTATAACTTTAGCTAGCCTGTTAAGAATAAGACAATCATCATTTTCATGTACCTGATTCTGTTTGCAACGAGGAGTTGTTGGCTGATGGTTGACTGTCCGAAGTGGAGGAAGCGGCGGTTGCAGGAGAGCGGCGCAACAAGTTAAACACTGTAAACTCATTGATGATTATACCGTGCTGCAGGCGAAGGTGTTTTGCCATGTTTGTCGTGCATCCTCCTTTGGCAGTAATAAGTTTTTGACAGTTGTTTCACTGTGCCAAACCGtcctttttcaaaacaaaatgtagccAGACTTTCGAGCGTCGTTTTTTATGGTCCATGTTCAGACGAGTGATGTTCTTCCCGGCGGCGATACAAACCCCacgtaaacaaacaaataaagctgGGCGGAGTAATACAACCCCCGGAAACAAACTAGTGCGGGCATTTAGGGACCGAAAAAAATAATCGAAATTCAAACATCTTCGTAACGGTTCCGGAACCAAACGTTAGGAACCGGTTCCGATTTGGAACCGGATCTCGGTGCCCAACCCTAGtcctgcagcaggaggtcagTTCTGCCTGGTgggacacatttaaatgtgtgtttgttttaatgaaataacaTAAGTTAAATCATCAGTTAAGATAAAACACAGTGCTGATCCTCAGTCATAATAAAGTGTTGAGAGTCTAACGTCTTCTTCACTGGAGCTCAATGTCTCCGTCTGTGTGAGAGCTGAAGGACTCAACCGTCGGTCCACAGGGACAAACAGAGGgtatatgtaaatgtgtatatttaatatacatatatcaGATTGATTAAAACACACCTGTCACAGGTCAGCCTGACTCTCTGTATTCATGTTCACTCACAGTGTGatgctgccctctagtggagtTAACCTCTTTTCTCTAacagaagaacaaaacacacaagcagacaaaaagaccaggggcctcatttataaacgttgcgtacgcacaaaagaaggcATACGCCACTCTCTACGCACActgtgggatttataaaaagagaacttgacgggaaaatgtgtggtcctccacgcaaactctgacccatgcgttTCCACtgatatgaatgtagtttaatatattaatatcttaTATCATATAGCCCATTTCATTTCGTTTTAAATGCATAACGTAttaaacactttgtaactgtgtatTGTTGCCATACagataaagactataattatcttatattaGTCTGAAGGACTGTTAGTCAGTCAGGGTAATTCTCACATGTGCagcagatattacctaatagatgggCATATAAAGGCATGCATTCACAATGTGTTATGgtgcacaatggctgctttggcactgttggacTAATTAAGGATGAtgaccattttcaagatggccaccatttctgtcaaatagtcataatgtctgctttgtctgcctcctctcctttgaccTGTCCGGCTTAGTTAAACTTGCCAGGGATATAAAATCCCTGCCGGCATAGCTCTCGGGTTCATTGGTGTACACAAGCCTCTCCACCACGGCAAGGTGCAGTCCACGGAGAGGAAGGGCCACTGTTAGAAAAGGAAGTGGCCAGTAAAAATTCaggatggaaaccatttttcaagatggctgccattccTGTCCTATGTTCATCACCACTGTTTCCAAATagtgatacagaaaatatgccacaaatactctgttaaggccactttttggaaaaattggatggccaataaaaaattcaagatggagaccTTTTCCAAGATGGCTGTAATTTCGGTAGTATGTACACTgatgcacacatacatgttAGCAAAAATACTCTAACGGCCACACTTTATGGAAAAGGCAATCGCAAAAATTCAAGATTCATTTTTCAAGGTGGGTGTTGCTTTAATAGTGTACTCTGTTGGGACTGAGTTAAAAGgaaggattgaaaaaaaaacaggacaggagggtattgacttagtttgctgaagatgagagaggcctcagGGAAAATGTCCCAGGTTTGCCAGGCACCTCAATCATAGAAATAGTATACATTCAGGTATGGTGGTGGTATGGaagaaatggtggccatcttgaaaatggtctccattttgaatttttgagtggcacaCACCTTTTTCCATGAGAATGCTCCTTGAAGaatatttgtaccaa is a window from the Sparus aurata unplaced genomic scaffold, fSpaAur1.1, whole genome shotgun sequence genome containing:
- the LOC115577691 gene encoding zinc finger BED domain-containing protein 1-like, which codes for MAKHLRLQHGIIINEFTVFNLLRRSPATAASSTSDSQPSANNSSLQTESVVESSQSDANVSKSEPAAATLASQRPQPAEKRRDTPFTLAARGKLSAEQVEECHRKVTAYVVKRLHPFSEVESPSYRDMIHSINPKYTPPTRDYLTNTLIPSWYQVEKSNIITDLCEVNHIALTCDGWTSLTQDHYPTVTVHYLVEGSMRQKVLATKAVYTAQTGIVVAEENGDILKEFGVFEKVLAVTLDNAANMDVAIKRLQFVKIGCFAHSLNLAAQSLYSSSLVGQWTAKIRAIIVWMKRSSMAKVVLWEKQDVLKLPKHSLILDVRTRWNSLFLMLERFLEQYPAIQAASFDQRLRKNMERDRLDRLTDGDFTKAEDFIRLMRVLYTCTLCVSTEKSPTAGQILPIIQKLEKHFAAENGDTVFVADLKKRVWGNLSTRYKNEDNRFFLEEATALDPRFKNKMDNTAVWERIKGKLLANSEQSVAVHDHAEGAGMTQGEGKQEGVETESEEEEENQPLPSKQSKKSLLEELFAEEDAVKRTSQERLMMSMEERAEKEIQTYRAMPPTITSSDPAAWFWAQRQTYPLLSCLAFSYLCVQASSTPSERVFSTAGNTICAERARLLPEKADMIIFLNNNC